One part of the Leclercia sp. LSNIH1 genome encodes these proteins:
- the htpG gene encoding molecular chaperone HtpG — protein sequence MKGQETRGFQSEVKQLLHLMIHSLYSNKEIFLRELISNASDAADKLRFRALSKPELYEGDGELRVRVSFDKENRTLTIADNGIGMTRDEAIDHLGTIAKSGTKAFLQSMGSDQAKDSQLIGQFGVGFYSAFIVADKVTVRTRAAGESAESGVFWESHGEGEYTVADITKADRGTEITLHLREGEDDFLNDWRVRSIISKYSDHIALPVEIEKQEEKDGETVISWEKINKAQALWTRNKSEIKDDEYNEFYKHIAHDFTDPLTWSHNRVEGKQEYTSLLYIPAQAPWDMWNRDHKHGLKLYVQRVFIMDEAEQFMPNYLRFVRGLIDSNDLPLNVSREILQDSTVTRNLRTALSKRALQMLDKLAKDDAEKYQTFWKQFGLVLKEGPAEDPSNVEAIAKLLRFASTHNDSSEQNVSLEEYISRMKEGQEKIYYITADSYAAAKSSPHLELLRKKGIEVLLLSDRIDEWMMNYLTEFSGKAFQSVAKADESIDKLADEVDDTAKEAEKALEPFVERVKTHLGDRVKEVRFTHRLTDTPAIVTTDADEMSTQMAKLFAAAGQAVPEVKYIFELNPDHALVKRAAETQDEARFAEWVELLLDQSLLAERGTLEDPNQFIKRVNALLLA from the coding sequence ATGAAAGGACAAGAAACCCGTGGTTTCCAGTCAGAGGTAAAACAGCTTCTGCACCTGATGATCCATTCTCTTTATTCCAATAAAGAAATTTTCCTGCGCGAGCTTATCTCTAACGCCTCTGATGCGGCAGACAAGCTGCGTTTTCGTGCGCTCTCGAAGCCAGAGCTGTATGAAGGTGACGGCGAACTGCGCGTGCGCGTCTCATTTGATAAAGAGAACCGCACCCTGACCATCGCCGACAACGGCATCGGTATGACCCGTGATGAAGCCATTGACCATCTCGGCACCATCGCCAAATCCGGCACCAAAGCGTTCCTGCAGTCGATGGGTTCCGATCAGGCCAAAGACAGCCAGCTGATCGGCCAGTTCGGTGTGGGCTTCTATTCCGCCTTCATCGTGGCGGATAAAGTTACCGTGCGCACGCGTGCGGCAGGCGAAAGCGCTGAAAGCGGCGTATTCTGGGAATCCCACGGCGAAGGTGAATACACCGTTGCCGACATCACCAAAGCCGATCGCGGCACCGAGATCACCCTGCACCTGCGCGAAGGGGAGGACGATTTCCTCAACGACTGGCGCGTACGCTCCATCATCAGCAAATATTCTGACCATATCGCCCTGCCGGTAGAGATCGAAAAACAGGAAGAGAAAGATGGCGAAACCGTCATCTCCTGGGAGAAGATCAACAAAGCGCAGGCGCTGTGGACGCGTAACAAGTCTGAAATCAAAGACGACGAATACAACGAATTCTACAAGCACATCGCCCACGACTTTACCGATCCGCTGACCTGGAGCCACAACCGCGTGGAAGGGAAGCAGGAGTACACCAGCCTGCTCTACATCCCGGCGCAGGCACCGTGGGATATGTGGAACCGCGATCACAAGCACGGCCTGAAGCTGTACGTGCAGCGCGTGTTCATCATGGATGAAGCTGAACAGTTCATGCCGAACTACCTGCGCTTTGTGCGCGGCCTGATTGACTCCAACGATCTGCCGCTGAACGTCTCCCGTGAGATCCTGCAGGACAGCACCGTCACCCGTAATCTGCGCACCGCGCTGAGCAAGCGTGCGCTGCAGATGCTGGATAAGCTGGCGAAAGACGACGCCGAAAAATACCAGACTTTCTGGAAACAGTTCGGCCTGGTGCTGAAAGAGGGCCCGGCGGAAGATCCGTCTAACGTTGAAGCCATTGCCAAACTGCTGCGCTTCGCCTCCACACACAACGACTCTTCCGAGCAGAATGTGTCGCTGGAAGAGTACATCTCCCGCATGAAAGAAGGGCAGGAGAAGATCTACTACATCACCGCCGACAGCTATGCCGCGGCGAAGAGCAGCCCGCACCTGGAGCTGCTGCGTAAGAAAGGCATCGAAGTGCTGCTGCTTTCCGATCGCATCGATGAGTGGATGATGAACTACCTGACCGAGTTCAGCGGCAAAGCGTTCCAGTCCGTTGCCAAAGCCGATGAGTCCATCGACAAGCTGGCAGATGAAGTGGACGATACCGCGAAAGAGGCGGAAAAAGCGCTGGAGCCGTTTGTTGAGCGCGTGAAAACCCATCTGGGCGATCGCGTGAAAGAGGTGCGTTTCACCCACCGTCTGACCGATACCCCTGCCATCGTCACCACTGATGCTGACGAGATGAGCACCCAGATGGCGAAGCTGTTCGCCGCTGCGGGTCAGGCAGTGCCGGAGGTGAAATACATCTTTGAACTGAACCCGGACCACGCGCTGGTGAAACGTGCAGCCGAGACCCAGGATGAAGCCCGCTTCGCCGAGTGGGTTGAACTGCTGCTGGATCAGTCCCTGCTGGCTGAACGCGGCACGCTGGAAGATCCAAACCAGTTCATCAAACGCGTGAATGCGTTGCTGCTGGCGTAA
- the mscK gene encoding mechanosensitive channel MscK yields MSHYTRQSHPVFAFILLLFFALLASPVAFARGDNTSDTPTRADIQSQLDVLNKQKELTPQDKLVQKDLTETLETIDKLERIKAETTQLRQKVAQAPEAMRKATESLNALSDVDNDEETRKTLATLSLRQLELRVSQLLDDLQTAQSDLSTYNSQLVSLQTQPERVQNAMYAASQELQQIRNRLNGTTVGEAALRPTQQTLLMTQQLLLNAQIEQQRKSLEGNTVLQDTLQKQRDYVTANINRLEHQLQLLQEAVNSKRLTLTEKTAQEAVNPDETARIQENPLVKQELDVNHQLSQRLIKATENGNTLVQQNIKVKNWLDRALQSERNIKEQIAVLKGSLLLSRILYQQQQTLPSADELEDMTNRIADLRLEQFEVNQQRDALFQSDAFVAKLEEGHKSEVNGEVHDALLQVVDMRRELLDQMNKQLGNQLMMAINLQINQQQLVSVSKSLQEILTQQIFWVNSNKPMDWDWIKSFPGMLKDQIKGMKISVNWEKAGPAVAFAFLAGLPLLLIAGLIRWRLGWLKKYQAKLAQEVGQLRNDSQLHTPKAILIDLIRALPVCLLILAAGLILFTMQLNISDLLWAFSKKLALFWLVFGLCWKVLEKDGVAVSHFNMPAQLTSHWRRQIVRISLALLPLHFWSVVAELSPLHLMDDVLGQFVILLNLLLISVLMWPIFRDSWRDKESHTIRLVTVTVLSIIPIALMVLTATGYFYTTLRLSGRWIETVYLVIFWNLLYQTVLRGLSVAARRIAYRRALARRQNMVKEGAEGAEPQEEPTIALEQVNQQTLRITMLVMIALFGVMFWAIWSDLITVFAYLDSITLWHYSGTEAGAAVMKNVTMGSLLFALVSSVVAWALIRNLPGLLEVLILSRLNMRQGASYAITTILNYVILVVGAMTVFGSLGVSWDKLQWLAAALSVGLGFGLQEIFGNFVSGLIILFERPVRIGDTVTIGTFSGTVSKIRIRATTITDFDRKEVIIPNKAFVTERLINWSLSDTITRVVIRIGVAYGSDLEMVKNVLLKAAMDHPKVMHDPEPAVFFTTFGPSTLDHELRLYVRELRDRSYTVDELNRTIERMCRENNINIAFNQLEVHLRNEKGDEHTEVKRDIKGDDPTPA; encoded by the coding sequence ATGTCGCACTACACACGCCAATCGCATCCTGTTTTTGCCTTTATTTTGCTTCTCTTTTTTGCCTTACTGGCTTCCCCGGTTGCGTTTGCACGTGGTGATAACACCAGTGATACGCCAACCCGGGCAGATATTCAGAGCCAGCTTGATGTCCTGAACAAACAAAAAGAGCTCACTCCGCAGGACAAGCTGGTACAAAAAGACCTGACGGAAACCCTCGAGACTATTGATAAGCTTGAGCGGATCAAGGCCGAAACCACACAGTTACGCCAGAAAGTGGCCCAGGCGCCGGAAGCGATGCGTAAGGCGACCGAAAGCCTGAATGCGCTAAGTGATGTGGACAATGATGAAGAAACCCGCAAAACGCTGGCCACGCTCTCATTACGCCAGCTGGAACTGCGCGTATCGCAGTTGCTCGACGACCTACAAACCGCCCAGAGCGATCTCTCAACCTACAACAGCCAGCTGGTTTCCCTGCAAACTCAGCCGGAGCGCGTACAGAACGCAATGTATGCCGCCTCTCAGGAGCTGCAGCAGATCCGCAATCGCCTGAACGGCACCACGGTGGGCGAGGCGGCGTTACGCCCCACGCAGCAAACGTTGCTCATGACGCAGCAGCTTCTGCTGAATGCCCAGATCGAACAGCAGCGCAAGAGCCTGGAAGGCAATACCGTCCTGCAGGATACCCTGCAAAAACAGCGCGACTACGTCACCGCGAACATCAACCGTCTGGAGCACCAGCTGCAGCTGCTGCAGGAGGCGGTCAACAGCAAGCGACTGACCCTGACGGAGAAAACGGCTCAGGAAGCGGTAAACCCGGATGAAACCGCGCGTATCCAGGAAAATCCGCTGGTGAAGCAAGAGCTGGACGTTAACCACCAGCTCAGCCAGCGCCTGATTAAAGCCACTGAAAACGGCAACACCCTGGTTCAGCAGAACATTAAAGTGAAAAACTGGCTGGATCGCGCCCTACAGTCCGAACGCAATATTAAAGAGCAGATTGCCGTCCTGAAAGGCAGCCTGCTGCTGTCGCGTATCCTTTATCAGCAGCAGCAGACTTTACCTTCTGCCGATGAGCTGGAGGACATGACCAACCGCATTGCGGATCTGCGCCTGGAGCAGTTTGAGGTCAACCAACAGCGCGATGCCCTGTTCCAGAGCGATGCCTTCGTGGCGAAGCTGGAAGAGGGGCACAAGAGCGAGGTCAATGGAGAGGTTCACGATGCGCTGTTGCAGGTGGTGGATATGCGCCGCGAACTGCTTGACCAGATGAATAAACAGCTGGGTAATCAGCTCATGATGGCCATTAACCTGCAGATCAACCAGCAGCAACTGGTGAGCGTATCCAAAAGTCTGCAGGAGATCCTCACCCAGCAAATCTTCTGGGTGAACAGCAATAAACCGATGGACTGGGACTGGATCAAATCCTTCCCGGGCATGCTGAAAGATCAGATTAAGGGGATGAAAATCTCTGTTAACTGGGAAAAAGCAGGCCCTGCGGTGGCGTTTGCTTTCCTGGCGGGTCTGCCGCTGTTGTTGATTGCCGGCCTCATTCGCTGGCGTCTTGGCTGGCTGAAAAAGTATCAGGCGAAGCTGGCGCAGGAAGTGGGGCAGTTGCGTAATGACAGCCAGCTTCATACCCCAAAAGCGATTCTTATCGATCTGATCCGCGCCCTGCCGGTCTGTCTGCTGATCCTCGCCGCCGGCCTGATCCTGTTCACGATGCAGCTCAATATCAGCGATCTGCTGTGGGCCTTCAGCAAAAAGCTGGCGCTGTTCTGGCTGGTCTTTGGCCTGTGCTGGAAAGTGCTGGAGAAGGATGGCGTGGCGGTGAGCCACTTTAATATGCCTGCGCAACTGACCAGCCACTGGCGCCGCCAGATTGTGCGCATCAGCCTGGCGCTGTTGCCGCTGCACTTCTGGTCGGTGGTGGCGGAGCTCTCTCCGCTCCATCTGATGGATGATGTGCTGGGGCAGTTCGTTATCCTGCTTAATCTGCTGCTGATCAGCGTCCTGATGTGGCCGATATTCCGTGACAGCTGGCGTGACAAAGAGTCGCATACCATTCGTCTGGTGACGGTCACCGTACTCTCTATTATTCCTATCGCCCTGATGGTGCTGACGGCCACCGGCTATTTCTATACCACCCTGCGTCTGTCAGGTCGCTGGATTGAAACCGTCTATCTGGTGATCTTCTGGAACCTGCTCTATCAGACCGTGCTGCGCGGGCTGAGCGTTGCCGCCCGCCGTATTGCCTATCGCCGCGCGCTGGCGCGTCGGCAGAATATGGTGAAGGAGGGGGCCGAAGGCGCTGAACCGCAGGAAGAGCCGACCATTGCCCTGGAGCAGGTTAACCAGCAAACGCTGCGTATCACCATGCTGGTGATGATAGCCCTGTTCGGCGTGATGTTCTGGGCGATCTGGTCTGATTTAATCACCGTCTTTGCCTATCTCGACAGCATTACGCTGTGGCACTACAGCGGCACCGAAGCGGGTGCGGCGGTGATGAAAAATGTCACTATGGGCAGCCTGCTGTTTGCACTGGTCTCGTCGGTGGTGGCATGGGCCTTGATCCGCAACTTACCCGGCCTGCTGGAGGTACTGATCCTCTCGCGCCTGAATATGCGTCAGGGGGCCTCCTACGCCATTACCACCATCCTGAACTATGTGATTCTGGTGGTGGGCGCCATGACCGTCTTCGGTTCGCTCGGGGTGTCGTGGGACAAACTGCAGTGGCTGGCGGCGGCGTTGTCGGTGGGCCTTGGTTTCGGTTTGCAGGAGATCTTCGGTAACTTCGTCTCCGGCCTGATTATTCTGTTCGAACGTCCGGTGCGAATCGGCGATACCGTCACCATCGGTACCTTCTCGGGCACCGTCAGCAAGATCCGTATCCGCGCGACCACCATCACTGATTTCGATCGCAAAGAGGTGATCATCCCGAACAAAGCGTTCGTCACCGAGCGGTTGATTAACTGGTCACTGTCGGACACCATCACCCGCGTGGTGATCCGCATCGGCGTGGCTTACGGTTCCGATCTGGAGATGGTGAAAAACGTCCTGCTGAAAGCGGCGATGGATCATCCAAAAGTGATGCACGATCCGGAGCCAGCCGTCTTCTTTACGACCTTCGGGCCGAGCACGTTAGATCATGAGCTGCGTCTGTACGTGCGTGAACTGCGCGATCGCAGCTACACGGTGGATGAACTGAACCGCACCATCGAACGTATGTGCCGCGAGAACAACATCAATATCGCCTTTAACCAGCTGGAAGTGCATCTGCGCAATGAAAAGGGCGACGAGCACACTGAAGTGAAACGTGACATTAAGGGTGACGATCCGACCCCGGCGTGA
- the apt gene encoding adenine phosphoribosyltransferase — MTATAQQLEFLKNSIKSIQDYPKPGILFRDVTSLLEDPKAYALSIELLVERYKNAGITKVVGTEARGFLFGAPVALAMGVGFVPVRKPRKLPRETIAESYELEYGTDQLEIHVDAIKPGDKVLVVDDLLATGGTIEATVKLIRRLGGEVTDAAFIINLFDLGGEQRLEKQGITSYSLVPFPGH; from the coding sequence ATGACCGCAACTGCGCAGCAGCTTGAATTTCTTAAAAACAGCATCAAAAGCATCCAGGATTATCCAAAGCCTGGCATTCTTTTCCGTGATGTCACCAGCTTGCTGGAAGACCCAAAAGCGTACGCGCTCAGCATTGAACTGCTGGTTGAGCGTTATAAGAACGCTGGGATCACCAAAGTTGTAGGCACCGAGGCCCGTGGTTTCCTCTTTGGCGCCCCGGTTGCGCTGGCAATGGGCGTGGGTTTTGTACCGGTGCGTAAACCGCGTAAACTGCCTCGCGAAACCATCGCCGAGAGCTACGAACTGGAGTACGGCACCGACCAGCTTGAGATCCACGTTGATGCGATAAAGCCAGGCGACAAAGTGCTGGTGGTTGACGATCTGCTGGCCACTGGCGGCACCATTGAAGCGACCGTGAAGCTGATCCGTCGCCTGGGTGGCGAAGTGACCGATGCGGCCTTTATCATCAACCTGTTCGATCTGGGCGGTGAACAGCGCCTCGAAAAACAGGGCATCACCAGCTACAGCCTCGTGCCATTCCCGGGACATTAA
- the priC gene encoding primosomal replication protein N'': MKTALLLQTLQNQLSALRTQAAPLMQHATLKPRFDRQLFRTRSTVMNAYLDEAQHNLDELRHAVEKGQSEQVAWLAGHLAEQIAALHREIAAWPLRVWDSSSAGTTKWQRKRLEHQEFERRLCEMKKARAARLNQAETLEEQQMLMREITALEGRLERCRKALDDIERVIARLTR; encoded by the coding sequence TTGAAAACAGCCTTGCTTTTACAAACGCTGCAAAATCAGCTGTCGGCCCTGCGCACGCAGGCCGCACCGCTGATGCAGCACGCCACGCTGAAGCCGCGCTTTGACCGGCAGCTGTTTCGCACCCGCAGCACGGTGATGAATGCCTATCTGGATGAAGCCCAGCACAACCTGGATGAGCTGCGTCACGCCGTGGAAAAGGGGCAATCTGAGCAGGTGGCCTGGCTCGCCGGTCATCTGGCGGAACAGATTGCCGCCCTGCATCGGGAGATTGCCGCCTGGCCGCTACGCGTCTGGGACAGTTCCTCTGCCGGCACCACAAAATGGCAGCGCAAGCGTCTGGAACACCAGGAGTTTGAACGTCGGCTATGTGAAATGAAAAAGGCGCGCGCGGCGCGGCTGAATCAGGCCGAAACGCTGGAAGAACAGCAGATGCTGATGCGCGAAATCACAGCCCTGGAAGGACGGCTTGAACGCTGTCGTAAGGCACTGGATGATATTGAACGCGTTATCGCGCGTCTGACCCGTTAA
- a CDS encoding YbaB/EbfC family nucleoid-associated protein: MFGGKGGLGGLMKQAQQMQEKMQKMQEEIAQMEVTGESGAGLVKVTINGAHNCRRVEIDPSLLEDDKEMLEDLVAAAFNDAARRIDETQKEKMASVSSGMQLPPGFKMPF, from the coding sequence ATGTTTGGTGGTAAAGGCGGTCTGGGTGGTCTGATGAAGCAGGCCCAGCAGATGCAGGAAAAAATGCAGAAGATGCAGGAAGAGATCGCACAGATGGAAGTCACTGGCGAATCGGGCGCAGGTCTGGTCAAAGTGACCATCAACGGCGCACACAACTGCCGTCGCGTGGAGATCGACCCAAGCCTGCTCGAAGACGACAAAGAGATGCTGGAAGATCTGGTCGCCGCTGCGTTTAACGATGCTGCGCGCCGTATCGACGAAACTCAGAAAGAAAAAATGGCCTCTGTATCCTCCGGAATGCAGCTGCCACCGGGCTTTAAGATGCCATTCTGA
- the recR gene encoding recombination mediator RecR, with protein MQTSPLLTQLMEALRCLPGVGPKSAQRMAFTLLQRDRSGGMRLAQALTRAMSEIGHCADCRTFTEQEVCNICANPRRQENGQICVVESPADIYAIEQTGQFSGRYFVLMGHLSPLDGIGPDDIGLDRLEQRLKSETINEVILATNPTVEGEATANYIAELCAESGVDASRIAHGVPVGGELEMVDGTTLSHSLAGRHKINF; from the coding sequence ATGCAAACCAGTCCGCTGCTTACGCAGTTAATGGAAGCGCTACGCTGCCTGCCGGGCGTAGGCCCGAAGTCGGCGCAGCGCATGGCGTTTACCCTGCTGCAACGCGATCGTAGCGGCGGCATGCGTCTGGCGCAGGCCCTGACCCGCGCCATGTCAGAAATTGGCCACTGTGCCGACTGCCGCACCTTTACCGAGCAGGAGGTGTGTAACATCTGCGCCAATCCGCGTCGTCAGGAAAATGGTCAGATCTGCGTGGTGGAGAGTCCTGCGGACATCTATGCCATCGAGCAGACCGGGCAGTTTTCCGGCCGCTATTTTGTGCTGATGGGGCATCTCTCGCCGCTGGACGGCATTGGTCCGGATGATATCGGCCTGGACCGTCTTGAACAGCGCCTGAAATCGGAAACGATCAACGAGGTGATCCTCGCCACCAACCCAACGGTGGAAGGGGAGGCGACAGCCAACTATATCGCCGAGCTGTGTGCGGAGTCGGGCGTTGATGCCAGTCGAATTGCCCACGGCGTGCCGGTGGGCGGCGAGCTGGAAATGGTCGATGGCACCACTCTGTCCCACTCTCTGGCAGGTCGTCACAAGATTAATTTCTGA
- the acrR gene encoding multidrug efflux transporter transcriptional repressor AcrR: MARKTKQQALATRQHILDVALRLFSQQGVSSTSLAQIAQAAGVTRGAIYWHFKNKSDLFGEIWELSESSIGDLETEYRAKFPGDPLSVLREILVYILEATVIEERRRLMMEIIFHKCEFVGEMAVVQQAQRSLCLASYDRIEQTLTHCIKANMLPANLLTRRAAILMRSYISGIMENWLFAPQSFDLQREARDYVAILLEMYQLCPTLRAQPEPLLA; this comes from the coding sequence ATGGCACGAAAAACCAAACAACAAGCACTTGCAACACGCCAACACATCCTTGATGTCGCTTTACGCTTGTTTTCGCAACAGGGGGTCTCCTCCACCTCTCTGGCTCAGATTGCTCAGGCGGCTGGGGTTACCCGGGGAGCGATTTACTGGCATTTCAAAAATAAGTCAGATTTATTTGGCGAAATTTGGGAGCTGTCAGAATCCAGTATTGGGGATCTTGAGACTGAGTATCGGGCAAAATTCCCTGGCGATCCACTCTCAGTTTTAAGAGAGATTCTGGTCTATATCCTTGAGGCGACGGTTATAGAAGAGCGACGCCGTCTGATGATGGAGATCATCTTCCATAAATGTGAATTTGTTGGGGAGATGGCGGTGGTGCAGCAGGCGCAGCGCAGCCTCTGTCTGGCCAGTTACGACCGAATCGAACAAACCCTGACGCACTGTATTAAAGCCAACATGCTCCCGGCTAATCTGCTGACCCGTCGCGCCGCCATTCTGATGCGCAGTTATATTTCCGGCATTATGGAAAACTGGCTGTTTGCTCCCCAGTCTTTTGATCTGCAACGTGAAGCCCGTGATTATGTCGCGATCCTGCTGGAGATGTACCAGCTCTGTCCCACGCTACGGGCGCAGCCTGAGCCGCTCCTGGCCTGA
- the dnaX gene encoding DNA polymerase III subunit gamma/tau gives MSYQVLARKWRPQTFADVVGQEHVLTALANSLSLGRIHHAWLFSGTRGVGKTSIARLLAKGLNCETGITATPCGVCDNCREIEQGRFVDLIEIDAASRTKVEDTRDLLDNVQYAPARGRFKVYLIDEVHMLSRHSFNALLKTLEEPPAHVKFLLATTDPQKLPVTILSRCLQFHLKALDVTQIRDRLEYILNEEQVAHEPRALQLLARAADGSLRDALSLTDQAIASGEGKLTTQAVSTMLGTLDDDQALSLIEAVVEANGERVMELVNASASRGVEWEALLVEMLSLLHRIAMVQLSPAALGPDMAAIEQRMRELARTIPPTDVQLYYQTLLIGRKELPFAPDRRMGVEMTLLRALAFHPRMPLPEPEVQPQSFAPAAPTAVMSPQQVPVQPAAPSPQNVPLSDATSSVLAARSQLQRAQGAPRPKKSEPAAPARARPVNNAALERLASVTDRVQSRSASVTSEPKAPVKQEAYRWKATTVTEEVKVEIATPKALKKALEHEKTPELSAKLAEESLVRDAWAAEVSKLKLPKLVEQVALNAWREQEGNRICLHLRPGQRHLNSASAQQVLSEALSTLQGAPVELTIIEDDNPAVRTPLEWRQAIYEEKLAQAREAIIADNNIQTLQRYFDAELDEESIRPI, from the coding sequence ATGAGTTATCAGGTGTTAGCCCGTAAATGGCGACCCCAAACCTTTGCTGACGTTGTCGGCCAGGAACATGTGCTGACCGCCCTGGCGAACAGCTTATCGCTAGGACGTATCCACCACGCCTGGCTTTTTTCCGGCACCCGTGGCGTCGGTAAAACCTCTATTGCCCGTTTGCTGGCGAAAGGCCTTAACTGCGAAACCGGGATCACCGCCACGCCGTGCGGCGTGTGTGATAACTGCCGTGAAATCGAGCAGGGGCGCTTTGTCGATCTGATTGAGATCGATGCCGCATCGCGCACCAAAGTCGAAGATACCCGCGATCTGCTGGATAACGTCCAGTACGCCCCGGCGCGTGGCCGCTTCAAGGTCTATCTGATCGATGAAGTGCACATGCTGTCGCGCCACAGCTTTAACGCCCTGCTGAAAACGCTGGAAGAACCGCCTGCACACGTTAAATTCCTGCTGGCGACCACCGATCCGCAAAAGCTGCCGGTCACTATCTTGTCCCGCTGTCTGCAGTTCCATCTGAAGGCGCTGGACGTCACGCAGATCCGCGATCGGCTCGAATACATCCTGAACGAAGAGCAGGTTGCCCATGAACCGCGGGCGCTGCAGCTGCTGGCGCGTGCCGCAGATGGCAGCCTGCGCGATGCGCTCAGCCTCACCGATCAGGCGATTGCCAGCGGCGAAGGCAAGCTGACGACCCAGGCGGTGAGCACCATGCTCGGCACGCTGGATGACGATCAGGCGCTGTCGCTGATTGAAGCGGTTGTCGAGGCCAACGGCGAGCGGGTGATGGAGCTGGTCAACGCCTCAGCCTCACGCGGCGTGGAGTGGGAAGCCCTGCTGGTAGAGATGCTCAGCCTGCTGCACCGGATCGCGATGGTGCAGCTCTCCCCGGCGGCGCTGGGCCCGGATATGGCGGCCATTGAACAGCGGATGCGCGAGCTGGCCCGCACCATTCCGCCAACGGATGTACAGCTTTACTACCAAACCCTGTTAATTGGTCGTAAGGAACTGCCGTTCGCGCCCGACAGACGTATGGGGGTTGAGATGACCCTGCTGCGCGCGCTGGCGTTCCATCCGCGCATGCCGTTGCCGGAACCCGAGGTGCAGCCACAGTCTTTCGCACCGGCCGCGCCGACGGCGGTTATGTCACCGCAGCAGGTGCCTGTACAGCCGGCAGCGCCATCGCCGCAAAATGTGCCGCTGTCGGACGCCACCAGTTCGGTGCTTGCTGCCCGCAGCCAGCTACAGCGCGCGCAGGGAGCACCCAGACCAAAAAAGAGTGAACCGGCAGCGCCTGCAAGAGCGCGGCCGGTAAATAACGCCGCGCTTGAACGTCTGGCTTCGGTCACGGATCGTGTCCAGTCGCGTTCGGCATCGGTCACTTCTGAGCCTAAGGCGCCGGTTAAGCAAGAAGCCTATCGCTGGAAAGCCACCACCGTCACCGAAGAGGTGAAGGTGGAGATTGCCACGCCGAAGGCGCTGAAAAAGGCGCTGGAGCATGAGAAAACGCCGGAGCTCTCCGCGAAGCTTGCGGAAGAGTCGCTTGTGCGCGATGCCTGGGCAGCAGAGGTCAGTAAACTGAAGCTGCCGAAGCTGGTGGAGCAGGTCGCGCTCAACGCCTGGCGTGAGCAGGAGGGCAACCGCATCTGCCTGCATCTGCGTCCGGGCCAGCGTCACCTGAACTCGGCGAGCGCGCAGCAGGTGCTGAGTGAGGCGCTCTCCACATTACAGGGCGCGCCGGTTGAATTGACTATCATTGAAGATGATAATCCGGCGGTCCGTACCCCGCTGGAGTGGCGTCAGGCCATTTATGAAGAGAAGCTCGCGCAGGCGCGTGAGGCGATTATCGCGGATAATAACATTCAGACCCTGCAGCGTTACTTCGATGCAGAACTGGATGAAGAGAGTATTCGACCCATTTGA
- a CDS encoding DUF454 family protein, translated as MQRTILIIIGWLAVVLGTLGVVLPLLPTTPFILLAAWCFARSSPRFHHWLLYRSWFGGYLRHWQQYRAMPPGAKPRAIALILVTFAISLWLVKMMWVRILLLAILTCLLIFMWRIPVVDEKQ; from the coding sequence ATGCAGCGTACTATTCTAATCATCATTGGCTGGCTTGCGGTAGTGCTCGGCACGCTGGGTGTCGTTTTACCCCTCCTGCCGACTACCCCTTTTATATTGCTGGCGGCGTGGTGCTTCGCCCGCTCCTCGCCGCGTTTTCACCACTGGCTGCTCTACCGCTCATGGTTTGGCGGCTATCTGCGTCACTGGCAACAGTACCGTGCAATGCCGCCCGGGGCTAAGCCGCGGGCCATTGCGCTGATCCTGGTGACCTTCGCCATTTCATTATGGCTGGTCAAAATGATGTGGGTACGGATCCTGCTGCTGGCGATCCTCACCTGCCTGCTCATTTTCATGTGGCGGATCCCCGTTGTTGATGAAAAGCAATAA
- the rsmS gene encoding pleiotropic regulatory protein RsmS yields the protein MSLENAPDEVKLAVDLIMLLENHGIPTETVLKALEIVKRDFEGKLPSPLPSP from the coding sequence GTGTCACTGGAAAATGCCCCCGACGAAGTCAAGCTGGCCGTCGACCTCATCATGTTGCTGGAGAACCATGGCATCCCCACTGAAACAGTGCTGAAAGCGCTGGAGATTGTGAAGCGGGATTTTGAAGGGAAATTGCCCTCCCCCCTGCCCTCTCCCTGA